The genomic DNA TCGAAATGATTACCTGAAAGTATCGCACTACATGACCGTGCGCAATTTTGGACACTCTTGAAATGAGAGATTCGCACGATATCCTGCATCAATTACTTTTATGATCTGTGATTTTCTGGGTGGCACGTCCCAGAAAGAAGTGATGGACCTGGGTCATGCGGACGACCACGCCTATGATCCAATCATTTCAACTTCAATCTTATTCCAACCGTACAATAATTGCACACAGTCATTTAGCGGCTGGATAAACTAAGAATGGATAAGCATTCAAAAATCAGTGATCTACTCTGGGTTGCCAATAGTCCATCCTTAATTCGAAATTCAGTGGATGATTCCCTGTCACTTCAAAAAATCTCGAATACAGATATCGATAATCTTGATCATTTTTTGAATCAAAGATTTACCCATAGAGTGGGTGGGTATTTTGAAAATCTGGTTCAATACTGGCAGGTCAATCTAAACGAATGCGAACTCCTGGCCCATCGGTGGAAAATTCTCCAGGAGTCCAGGACTCTTGGAGAGCTTGATTTTATCTTTCGAAAACCTGATCGTCTGACAGCGCACTGGGAAGTTGCTGTCAAATTCTATCTGTATATGCCACACATGAATGTGAATGGCAGCAATTGGATTGGCCCAGATTCACGAGATACTTTCGAAAAGAAAATCAACAGGATTTATCAACATCAACTTGAGATGAGTCGCTACTGGCCGGATCCGATCGATCAGCGAATTCCTTTTGTCAAAGGACGAATCTATTACCACCCTTTGGAAAAAAGGCCTTCAGTCCTCCCGCAAGAGATGAATCCACATCATTTGAAAGGACTTTGGCTTTACCACCATCAAGTTGAATGGCTGGAAAATAAAATGTGGAGATTTCAACTCTTGGAAAAACCATACTGGCTCTCCAATATTGAATACTGCAAAAGAACAGCCATACCCGATCTTTTGGATTTCTCAGAAATCCACAAGAAGTTTAAAAACCATTTCTGGGAATCCGATCGTCCATTGCACCTTACATTGTTAAAGGAATCGGAATCAGGTTGGCATGAAGTTGACAAGCTTTTTATTGTCCCAAATCACTGGCCTACCATGATGCAATCGTGAAGTTGGGTTCGGAGCAATCAATGTTCGCTTGTTTTCTCCTAGTGTTCGGCCATCACACTAGAAGTTAAACTTGTCCTGGAGGGTTTTAGACCCTTCGTCTGGAAAATAAATGCAAGCGACCAAGAAAGTTCGCTTTCTACAGTGAATAGCAGTAAAACCAGGGAGTCGATTCATGTTTAATATTATCAACCATTCGTTAGCTCGCCAGTATTTATTCCACAGTGTGGGAAGCATACTGCTGTTTTTCTCAGTCCTGCTTTCGGATATTTCGTTGCAGGAAAGCTGGGGTTGGGGGCGGGGTCATAAGCTGATACGGACATGGGCTGTGTCGAGATTGCCTACTTGGCAAAAAGAATTGCTACGTCCAGAAGATTGGCAACACCTGCAGTCCGATTATACCTCACTGCAGGATGCTCACGCTGGTGGGAAATCGCCTCACTTAGACAAATACTGCTTACCACCGGCTCGATTGAGCCTGCATGATGTTGGGAGTATTGAAGCGAGTCTGCCAGATATTCAGTGGTACATTCAACAAACGCTCGACCATCTCGCCCGGAACGAACCCGATGAAGCGATGAAATTCCTGGGTGTATTGTGTCACTGGAATGAGGATCCCGGTTGCCCTTGTGCTCATAGCAGTCCAGTTGACGAGGCGACTTTGCGCCGTTTATTGCCTCCGAGTGCTGATTTGGCCAACAAAAACTACCTGTTCGGCTATGGCGGGATCGCAGATATTGGTAACTACATTATCCCCGATGAACAATATCGTCCTCAGTTGCTTGGGACCACAATACCCGAAACTGCGGCCCGTATTTATCAGCATCAACGATTGCTGCGGGCGCATGCGGCGGCCTTAATTATTCCGCTCGTACAAGCGGAGGTTGCAGGAAACGCCGATCAGGCAGATCTACAACGACAAATCGCAGCCCTTTATAACGCAAAGCATGTAGCCGACATTTTATACACTTTGCTTTGTTTGCACGTAAATCGTTTTGCCACCGACGAAGCAGAAGCGTTGAGCACGCAACCCCTCACCGCTTGGGAACCGGATACAAAAATGCAGATGATTTCTCATCCGTATTATGTGACTCCCTTTTTGGTCAATCAGGCTTTGGATGCTCGCCGCAATTTGCATCCCCTCGCCTTCGCCGGTGAACCGGAATCCGAATCGGTCATCACGTACGGTTTCGGGATGGGGACTCCATACACACTAAATTATAAAATTGGCCCTGGAATCGTGTTTGATCGCTTCACTTGCCGTGTCGGTTTACACCCGACCGCTGGCGAAGCTGGGAAAGTCGCTTTTGCGATCATCGTAAACGGAGTCGAAACAGCGAGAACGAAATTCATGATGCCTACCGATAAACCTGAAGTGATAGAAGTTTCCCTGCCCCAAAACGACATTGTCACTGTCGGATTGCAAACAATTCCTCATGCTGCATCAAATCCGCTACATAATCTCGCAGTTTGGGGCGATCCCAATTTGATTCGTTCCGAACACGTTCCCTTTCGCCTGGACCATCCTTCAAAGCCGTAGTGTATTCCAATTCCGATCATGAACGAACGACCGCCTTCTCGAATCGGTGGCAGGTAGTCACGTTCCATATGCGATCGCTTCGTGTTGTATTAATGCGTGAACTCGTTTTCAGATTATCAAGATGCTTCTTCCAGAACTCAATGAACTGATTGAGGCATTCCAGCTTGATCGTCTCAATAACCCCTCGCAGTGGCCTTTCATATTCGACAAAGCTTTCGGTAACGAATTCGTTTTCATGTTGGCGGCTTCCACGGTTTAGCGAAACTTTATTGTGTATTTCGTGTCTCGATCGTGGGACCTCTATCGCGATCACTGGTTTCCTCAGAAAACTTCTTCGGTTGCCGGAACACCCACGCCGAATTCAGTCGGAGTGTCGATTCGGTCACAATCGCTTCGCGTGCTTGAAGATTCAAAGCACCATCACATGAAGATCCCGGACACCTCGAGCTGACATCAATTTGACCGAAAAGAAGTCTCTGGCTAACAGTGGGTGTATCCGAATCCTATAGTTTTAGCGGTTTCGAACACGAGTTCTTAGAGCTAACATTGCTTTCGGTTGTCATTTCTCGGTTCTGTATCGATGAGTAGGATCCAATCCGGGTCGAGGCAAATCCGATCATGACTAAGTTGAGAGTTTAAAAAAGAAATGGTCTTGCAAAACGGACGATCGCAAACTTCGCTGCCGTGCCCCACTAATTTCGAACCGTCGGGTCCACGTAAAGTTGTTGGAGAACCTCAAAACGGTTCCAACATTTTCTGGCATTGCCGTGATCGTGCCGGCTTTGAGATCTTTCGTTTTACCGAGTTCATCGGTGAAGAATGTGATAGAAAAGGCACCATCTTTCACTTCGTACTCAGCACTCTTCCAACTATGGGGTCTATTTTCATTCTCCAGAACATAGAGAATCTGATCGCCGATTGCTGTGCTTCTGATGATGCCGCCATCCCAGTTGTCATTCCAGGCACCAGCATGATTCACTGGGGTAGAAAACAGTAGCTGCACGGGTTTTTCGCTGAGTTCTGGGCCGCGATCGTTTGCTGTTCGGGGACAGGGCCAGTGACTTTATTTGGTCGCCTACTTGTATTAGAGGAATCTTTGTTTTGGCGTAACACATAGTTGTTTAGTCTGAAAGTTCACGGAACCTGCGACTTGATTTTAAAAGAAATAAGAATTTGGTGGATTCAATTTTGAAATGCGTGTCGTATCTTTCTTGAGAATATTTGGAAAAATAAAATTTCCGGCGTAGGTCTTCCCTGTGCATTTCGTAATAGCTTATGACTCCCCTTGGCTCTACAACCATAAATTTCCAGAATGAGAGAATTTTCCATGAATCGCGTCTTAATTAGCAGTGTCTGTTTTGTTGTTGCCTGTTTGATCAATTTGACACCCATGTTTGCCAACGAACCGCCAGAACCTGCTCCGATTGTGGTGACAATCGAACTCGAACCTCTTTGGATTTATGATATTGAAGTCAGCAGTACTGAAACCAAGCCTTCTATTGTTCTTTCCTCGCCAATTCTGGCTGATGGTTCGATTAAGGGTCATTTTGGAGTCCCCTATGAAGCGGGGCTACTCAACGAGGGAATCACAAAAATGGGTTCCAAAATAAGATTCATGCCAGAAACTGGCGAAGGGGGCACTTGGACCTTAAAGATCACCCCGGATGACAAAAAAACGGCGATCACTCGATATAAACTGACTGTCGACGCTCAAGTGACTCGATAATTTTTCATGTCGCTTTTCAGGTGTTTATAGAAATGATTTAAT from Rubinisphaera italica includes the following:
- a CDS encoding DUF1853 family protein, with product MDKHSKISDLLWVANSPSLIRNSVDDSLSLQKISNTDIDNLDHFLNQRFTHRVGGYFENLVQYWQVNLNECELLAHRWKILQESRTLGELDFIFRKPDRLTAHWEVAVKFYLYMPHMNVNGSNWIGPDSRDTFEKKINRIYQHQLEMSRYWPDPIDQRIPFVKGRIYYHPLEKRPSVLPQEMNPHHLKGLWLYHHQVEWLENKMWRFQLLEKPYWLSNIEYCKRTAIPDLLDFSEIHKKFKNHFWESDRPLHLTLLKESESGWHEVDKLFIVPNHWPTMMQS
- a CDS encoding NPCBM/NEW2 domain-containing protein — protein: MFNIINHSLARQYLFHSVGSILLFFSVLLSDISLQESWGWGRGHKLIRTWAVSRLPTWQKELLRPEDWQHLQSDYTSLQDAHAGGKSPHLDKYCLPPARLSLHDVGSIEASLPDIQWYIQQTLDHLARNEPDEAMKFLGVLCHWNEDPGCPCAHSSPVDEATLRRLLPPSADLANKNYLFGYGGIADIGNYIIPDEQYRPQLLGTTIPETAARIYQHQRLLRAHAAALIIPLVQAEVAGNADQADLQRQIAALYNAKHVADILYTLLCLHVNRFATDEAEALSTQPLTAWEPDTKMQMISHPYYVTPFLVNQALDARRNLHPLAFAGEPESESVITYGFGMGTPYTLNYKIGPGIVFDRFTCRVGLHPTAGEAGKVAFAIIVNGVETARTKFMMPTDKPEVIEVSLPQNDIVTVGLQTIPHAASNPLHNLAVWGDPNLIRSEHVPFRLDHPSKP